The Microcaecilia unicolor chromosome 6, aMicUni1.1, whole genome shotgun sequence genome includes a window with the following:
- the GHRL gene encoding appetite-regulating hormone encodes MFPRVTVWSFLLVTLLWTEGTGAGSSFLSPADLQKPESKKPSRKVFPLQQQRRDSGGILGDDERQMENNEVTELQFNFPLELDVKIPKARYHEYIQTMQQVLEGMFAGYSQERHQEKE; translated from the exons ATGTTTCCAAGGGTTACAGTCTGGAGTTTCCTCTTGGTGACTTTGCTTTGGACAGAAGGTACAGGGGCTGGATCTAGCTTTTTAAGCCCTGCTGATCTCCAGAAGCCAGAG TCCAAGAAACCTTCCAGAAAGGTTTTCCCACTACAACAGCAGCGCCGGGACTCAGGAGGTATTCTGGGCGACGATGAAAGGCAAATGGAAAACAATGAGGTGACAGAGCTCCAG TTCAATTTTCCATTAGAGTTAGATGTGAAAATACCAAAAGCCAGATACCATGAGTACATACAGACCATGCAGCAGGTGCTCGAGGGAATGTTTGCAGGATATTCACAAG AGAGGCACCAGGAGAAAGAATAA